The Natronolimnobius baerhuensis DNA segment TTTGCGACGTCGTGAAAGAGGGCGGCGACGCGGGTGACGTCGACGTCTGCGCCTTCCTCGCGGGCGATCTCCTCAGAGAGTTCGACCACGTTGAGGATGTGGTTGTGCCGGTACTCCGCGGAGTGCCACGGATACCAGCGCATGCGCCCGCCTTCTTCTTCCTTCTCGACGCTAGCCGCGAGATACTCGAAGACGAACTGCTTCATCGCCTCGTATTCGGCGTCGGTGACCCTGGTTTCTTTTATCTCAACGCCCACGAAAGATCCCTCCGCAATAGACGAACGATAGTCATTGGGAGAATGTTCGGTCGTTTCGCTCTTTAGCCTTTGGTTCAGGGAACTTTCTCTCACGGATCGTGGCGGCTTATCAAACAATTGGCCTCTCGAGAGCCCGATCAGTATCAGCCGGTGCCCCAAGGATGACGGTTCTGGGGCGCAACCCGACGGGTATGACGGATCGTGTCTCACAGTCGGTTGCGGTCGTCACGGGCGGCGCACGCGGCATCGGCGAAGCGACCTGTCACCGCCTCGCCGAGGAAGGCGCAACGGTTGTCGTCGTCGACCGAGACGGCGACGAAGCACAGACAGTAGCCGACGAGATTACCGACGCGACAGGCCAGACAGCACTGGGACTCGAGGCTGACGTCGGCTCCGAGTCGGCGGTCGAATCGATGGCCGACGCAGTTGACTCGGCGTTCGGCCGCGTTGACATCCTCGTGAACAACGCGGCCATCCGCGTCGATCCAAAACCGGTTACCGAGGCGGACGAGGACAGCTGGGACCGCATCCTCGCGGTGAACCAGAAAGGCGTCGCATTTTGCTCCAAGCATCTGCTCCCGCTCATGGACGACGGCGGCGCGGTCGTCAACATCGCCTCAGTCGGCGCGGGGCTCGCTCGGCCCGACTGGGCGCAGTACGACTCGACCAAGGGAGCCATCGTCGCGATAACAAAGGATATGGCCTGCGATCATGCGAGCGACGGTATCCGCGTCAACGCCGTCTCGCCGGGCTGGGTCGTCACTGACTATCACCTCCCTGACGACGCCGAGGAGGCCGAGGCCATGCTCGAGGAGGAGACAACCCCGAATCCGGACGGGCCGGGGATACTGAAACGCGCGGCCGAACCTCGAGAAATCGCCGATGCGATTCTCTTTCTGGCTTCCGACGAGGCGTCGTTCATTACCGGCGAGAACCTCCTTGTCGACGGCGGTGCGACGGCGGTTGGAACGGGCCTCGAGTGGGAGGAGAATTTTGGGGACGCTGAAACATAGAACTAGTACACGGTCGGTAATCTAGCGCACCC contains these protein-coding regions:
- a CDS encoding SDR family NAD(P)-dependent oxidoreductase gives rise to the protein MTDRVSQSVAVVTGGARGIGEATCHRLAEEGATVVVVDRDGDEAQTVADEITDATGQTALGLEADVGSESAVESMADAVDSAFGRVDILVNNAAIRVDPKPVTEADEDSWDRILAVNQKGVAFCSKHLLPLMDDGGAVVNIASVGAGLARPDWAQYDSTKGAIVAITKDMACDHASDGIRVNAVSPGWVVTDYHLPDDAEEAEAMLEEETTPNPDGPGILKRAAEPREIADAILFLASDEASFITGENLLVDGGATAVGTGLEWEENFGDAET